A part of Microbulbifer sp. MI-G genomic DNA contains:
- the hisF gene encoding imidazole glycerol phosphate synthase subunit HisF — MALTKRIIPCLDVDAGRVVKGVNFVNIRDAGDPVEIARRYNEAGADELTFLDITATHERRDTLLHTVEKIAREIFIPLTVGGGVRTLQDIRNLLNAGADKTAINSAAVRNPEFVREAAERFGSQCVVVAIDAKQVGDNRWETFTHGGRQPTGIDAVAWAGQMARFGAGEILLTSMDRDGTKNGFDLALTRAVSEAVPVPVIASGGVGNLDHLVEGVLSGGADAVLAASIFHFGRYSIAEAKAFMRNAGIAVRL, encoded by the coding sequence GTGGCGCTGACGAAACGTATAATCCCCTGTCTCGACGTCGATGCGGGTCGTGTGGTCAAAGGGGTGAACTTTGTCAATATCCGCGATGCCGGTGACCCGGTGGAAATCGCCCGCCGCTACAATGAGGCCGGCGCCGATGAACTCACCTTCCTGGATATTACTGCCACTCACGAGCGGCGCGATACCCTTCTGCACACAGTGGAGAAGATAGCCCGCGAAATCTTTATTCCACTGACAGTTGGCGGTGGGGTTCGCACCTTGCAGGATATCCGCAATCTGCTCAATGCCGGCGCGGACAAAACCGCGATTAATTCTGCTGCGGTGCGCAATCCCGAATTTGTGCGCGAGGCTGCCGAGCGCTTCGGCAGCCAGTGTGTGGTGGTTGCTATCGATGCCAAACAGGTGGGCGACAACCGCTGGGAGACCTTCACCCATGGCGGTCGCCAGCCCACCGGGATTGATGCGGTGGCCTGGGCTGGGCAGATGGCGCGCTTTGGTGCCGGGGAGATACTGCTTACCAGTATGGACCGGGATGGCACCAAAAACGGTTTCGATTTGGCGCTGACCCGTGCGGTCTCCGAGGCAGTGCCCGTGCCGGTGATCGCCTCCGGTGGTGTGGGCAATCTGGATCATCTGGTGGAGGGTGTATTGTCTGGCGGTGCGGATGCCGTGTTGGCAGCGAGTATCTTTCACTTTGGCCGATACAGTATCGCTGAGGCCAAAGCGTTTATGCGGAACGCCGGTATAGCAGTGCGACTGTAA
- a CDS encoding S41 family peptidase, which translates to MSTPKALTRFLGAATLTILPLLGLCESETQNKSTADNAARLPLEDLRSFAKVFEQIRQGYIEEVDDRTLLEYAIKGMLQGLDPHSSYLDRRSFDDLQANTTGEFAGLGIEVGIENDRITVVTPMDDTPASRAGLKAGDVILRLSGKSTKGVSLDEAVEWMRGPKGTSVTLTIARKGHKAPFDITLKRDTVRVRSVRSRILDEGYGYVRISQFQLDTGTDVAEALIKLQDKGKLKGLIIDLRNNPGGVLQSSVEVADAFLEEGLVVYTEGRSEAASLSYSAEPGDLTEGTPLVVLINAGSASAAEIVAGALQDHRRAVIMGTGSFGKGSVQTVIPINSERAIKLTTALYYTPNGRSIQAQGITPDIIVERVKVTRLEEAAHPTEADLARHLDNGNGGADRNAEARARTQKAFDNWLDRDNQIFEALNLLKGLNLYAHRDRGLRARIARAEERL; encoded by the coding sequence ATGTCCACCCCCAAGGCGCTGACCAGGTTTCTCGGTGCGGCCACCCTCACCATTCTGCCTTTACTGGGTCTGTGTGAGAGCGAAACACAGAACAAGAGCACTGCCGATAACGCGGCACGCCTGCCTCTTGAGGATCTGCGCAGCTTCGCCAAGGTCTTCGAGCAAATTCGCCAAGGCTATATCGAGGAAGTGGATGACCGCACCCTGCTGGAGTACGCCATCAAAGGCATGCTGCAGGGCCTGGACCCGCATTCCTCCTATCTGGATCGCCGCTCCTTCGATGACCTGCAAGCCAATACCACCGGTGAGTTTGCCGGTCTCGGCATTGAAGTGGGCATCGAGAACGACCGCATCACCGTTGTGACCCCGATGGATGATACTCCTGCTTCTCGGGCCGGCCTCAAGGCCGGTGACGTGATCCTGCGCCTGTCCGGGAAATCCACCAAAGGCGTCAGTCTCGACGAAGCGGTGGAATGGATGCGCGGCCCCAAAGGCACCAGCGTCACTCTGACGATCGCGCGCAAGGGCCACAAAGCGCCTTTTGACATCACCCTCAAACGGGATACCGTGCGCGTGCGCAGTGTGCGCAGCAGGATCCTCGACGAGGGCTACGGCTATGTGCGTATCAGCCAGTTCCAACTGGATACCGGTACGGATGTGGCGGAAGCACTGATCAAACTGCAAGACAAAGGCAAGCTCAAAGGTCTGATTATCGACCTGCGCAACAATCCCGGCGGTGTGCTGCAATCTTCGGTGGAAGTGGCCGATGCCTTCCTGGAAGAGGGCCTGGTCGTCTACACAGAGGGTCGCAGTGAGGCCGCCAGCCTGAGTTACTCTGCCGAACCCGGCGATCTGACCGAAGGCACGCCGCTGGTGGTGCTGATCAATGCCGGCTCCGCCTCGGCGGCGGAAATCGTCGCCGGTGCCCTGCAGGATCACCGCCGCGCAGTGATCATGGGGACTGGCAGCTTCGGCAAGGGCTCGGTACAGACTGTGATTCCCATCAACAGTGAGCGCGCTATCAAACTGACCACCGCCCTCTATTACACTCCCAATGGCCGCTCTATCCAGGCCCAGGGTATCACCCCCGATATCATCGTAGAGCGAGTTAAAGTGACCCGTTTGGAGGAGGCGGCACACCCGACTGAGGCAGATCTGGCCAGACACCTGGACAATGGCAATGGCGGTGCCGATCGCAATGCCGAAGCGCGCGCACGCACCCAAAAAGCATTCGATAACTGGCTGGACCGCGACAATCAGATCTTTGAGGCGCTCAACCTGCTCAAGGGCCTGAATCTCTACGCACACAGGGACAGAGGACTGCGCGCGCGTATTGCCCGCGCAGAAGAAAGGTTGTAA
- a CDS encoding acyl-CoA thioesterase, with protein MQWDLPNPFIRKVLVGAHHVDGLHHANNAEYVHWCEATAWAHSTALGLDVTNYQELDRGMAIRQSEYDYILAAREGDELIFGTWLTDVDGCLKVIRRFQVFRAADGAEVLRARWRMVCIELSTGRPKRMPAIFKKIYGSAVTDREAEKSE; from the coding sequence GTGCAATGGGATTTACCGAACCCCTTCATCCGAAAAGTGCTTGTGGGTGCACACCATGTTGATGGTCTGCATCATGCCAACAACGCTGAATATGTGCATTGGTGTGAGGCCACTGCCTGGGCCCACAGCACAGCACTGGGTCTGGATGTCACGAATTATCAGGAACTCGACCGCGGAATGGCCATCCGTCAAAGTGAGTATGATTATATACTGGCGGCGAGAGAGGGGGATGAACTGATATTTGGCACTTGGTTAACTGATGTGGACGGGTGTCTGAAGGTGATTCGCCGCTTTCAGGTCTTTCGTGCCGCCGATGGGGCTGAGGTATTGCGGGCCCGGTGGCGGATGGTGTGCATCGAGCTGTCCACTGGCAGGCCGAAGCGCATGCCGGCGATCTTCAAGAAAATCTACGGTTCCGCAGTGACTGACCGGGAGGCTGAGAAAAGTGAGTGA
- the gpmI gene encoding 2,3-bisphosphoglycerate-independent phosphoglycerate mutase encodes MAVSQASQKRPLVLLILDGFGHSDNPRHNAIHAAHTPVWDNLWANRPKTLLQTSGMAVGLPDGQMGNSEVGHMTLGAGRVVYQSYTRINKAIKDGEFFRNSAYTRAVDKAIANQGAVHIMGLLSEGGVHSHEDHIVAMVTLAAQRGARSIYVHAFLDGRDTPPRSAESSVARLMQVCDTLGNARLATLAGRYYAMDRDQRWERTESVYDMLTLGTAEHEASDALAGLTAAYTRGENDEFVAPTRIGEPAPINAGDALIFMNFRPDRARQLTRAFTDKDFSGFKRKTRPALADFVMTTEYATDIHTSCAFPPETLENSLGEYLSDRGKTQLRIAETEKYAHVTFFFSGGRETPYPGETRELIKSPNVATYDLQPEMSAPEVTDKLVAAIQSGGIDAIICNYANGDMVGHTGVFEAAVKAVEALDHCIGRVVDATLAAGGEVLITADHGNVEVMFDTDSGQVSTQHSTLPVPFVYIGTRNVQLCDGGSLADVAPTMLALMGLPQPAEMTGRSLVKMD; translated from the coding sequence ATGGCCGTTTCGCAAGCCTCGCAAAAACGCCCTCTGGTCCTGCTGATTCTGGACGGCTTCGGCCACAGCGACAACCCCCGGCACAATGCGATTCACGCCGCGCATACGCCAGTGTGGGACAATCTCTGGGCAAACCGCCCCAAGACGCTGCTCCAGACCTCGGGTATGGCTGTGGGTCTACCGGATGGTCAAATGGGTAACTCCGAAGTGGGCCATATGACCCTGGGTGCGGGCCGTGTGGTCTACCAGAGTTACACCCGCATCAATAAGGCCATCAAGGACGGCGAATTCTTTCGCAACAGCGCCTATACCAGAGCGGTTGACAAGGCCATTGCCAACCAAGGCGCCGTACATATTATGGGCCTGCTTTCAGAGGGCGGTGTGCACAGCCACGAGGACCACATCGTCGCCATGGTGACCCTGGCCGCCCAGCGCGGTGCCCGATCCATTTACGTGCACGCCTTCCTCGATGGCCGCGATACACCGCCGCGCAGTGCCGAGTCGTCTGTTGCCCGCCTGATGCAGGTCTGCGACACCCTCGGCAATGCCCGCCTGGCCACCCTGGCCGGGCGCTACTATGCCATGGACCGCGATCAGCGCTGGGAGCGCACTGAATCGGTCTACGACATGCTGACCCTGGGTACTGCAGAGCACGAGGCCAGCGATGCCCTGGCGGGGCTAACCGCCGCCTATACGCGCGGTGAGAACGATGAGTTTGTCGCCCCCACACGTATCGGTGAACCGGCCCCCATCAACGCTGGTGATGCGCTGATCTTTATGAATTTCCGCCCGGACCGCGCGCGCCAGCTGACCCGTGCCTTTACCGACAAAGACTTCAGCGGTTTCAAGCGCAAAACCAGACCGGCACTGGCGGACTTCGTGATGACCACCGAATACGCCACTGATATCCATACCAGTTGCGCCTTCCCGCCGGAGACTCTGGAGAACTCCCTGGGCGAATACCTTTCCGACCGGGGTAAAACCCAGCTGCGAATCGCAGAGACGGAAAAGTACGCCCACGTGACTTTCTTTTTCAGTGGCGGTCGCGAGACGCCCTACCCCGGCGAGACCCGCGAACTGATCAAATCCCCGAATGTGGCTACCTACGACCTGCAGCCGGAAATGAGCGCACCGGAAGTGACCGACAAACTGGTGGCGGCCATCCAGAGTGGGGGAATCGACGCCATTATCTGTAACTATGCCAATGGCGATATGGTGGGTCACACCGGCGTCTTCGAAGCCGCAGTGAAGGCGGTAGAAGCCCTCGATCACTGTATTGGTCGAGTTGTGGATGCGACCCTGGCTGCCGGTGGCGAGGTGCTCATCACCGCCGACCATGGCAATGTAGAGGTGATGTTCGACACTGACTCGGGACAGGTGAGCACCCAGCACTCCACCCTGCCTGTACCGTTTGTCTATATCGGCACACGCAATGTACAACTGTGTGATGGCGGCAGTCTGGCGGATGTAGCGCCAACCATGTTAGCGTTGATGGGTCTGCCACAGCCGGCGGAAATGACTGGCCGCAGCCTGGTAAAAATGGACTGA
- a CDS encoding META domain-containing protein — protein MPQYSKRLQLILPIALSLLLSGCMTTDHPAQALGQSDWSACDHAWVLSNMVDGEHTYQYQLLWRKFWRDRPFFTCDRFGYVRGSGGINPYLGRFSLAGHGELSWPLPPDISRMGKIYPSDALETDYLRALRNTRFLEVMGDQLILRNSDESTLLEFDRVRDTMR, from the coding sequence ATGCCACAATACTCGAAGCGCCTGCAACTTATCCTCCCCATTGCACTCTCCCTTTTATTGTCGGGGTGTATGACCACTGACCATCCAGCACAGGCTCTCGGGCAGTCCGACTGGTCCGCATGCGATCACGCCTGGGTTCTTTCAAATATGGTGGATGGCGAGCACACCTACCAGTACCAGCTTCTGTGGAGAAAGTTTTGGCGGGACCGCCCCTTCTTTACCTGTGACCGCTTCGGGTATGTGCGTGGCAGTGGCGGTATCAATCCCTATCTGGGCCGATTCTCTCTTGCAGGCCATGGCGAGCTGTCCTGGCCGCTCCCACCGGACATTTCGCGCATGGGCAAAATCTACCCCAGTGATGCGTTGGAAACCGATTACTTAAGGGCACTGCGAAATACCCGTTTTCTCGAAGTGATGGGCGATCAATTGATCCTGCGCAACAGCGACGAGTCCACACTGCTCGAATTCGATCGCGTCCGGGACACGATGCGCTAG
- the smrA gene encoding DNA endonuclease SmrA has product MSSDSKLFKDALGELGGVRPLVQERCVALRREDMPTALVSRERRAAATRQAGCEMNPLSGEYLELVVPWDPLAFKRDGVQNGVYRNLRLGKYTVDARLDLHRHSVEMARVAVVEFVRDCIEADVRCALITHGKGEGRRQPGLLKSCINHWLPQLEEVLAFHSAQKWHGGMGATYLLLRKSARKRQENLERHSRRR; this is encoded by the coding sequence GTGAGCAGCGACAGCAAACTGTTCAAAGACGCCCTCGGAGAGCTTGGGGGTGTCAGGCCCTTGGTGCAGGAGCGCTGTGTCGCGCTGCGCAGGGAAGATATGCCCACGGCATTGGTGTCGCGGGAGCGCCGCGCTGCCGCCACTCGCCAGGCCGGGTGCGAAATGAACCCCCTCTCGGGCGAGTATCTCGAACTGGTGGTCCCCTGGGATCCGCTGGCATTCAAGCGTGACGGGGTGCAAAACGGAGTGTATCGCAATTTGCGCCTGGGCAAATACACGGTGGATGCACGCCTCGATCTACACCGCCACTCCGTGGAGATGGCGCGCGTTGCCGTAGTGGAATTCGTGCGGGACTGTATCGAGGCAGATGTGCGCTGTGCTCTGATTACTCACGGCAAAGGCGAGGGCCGCAGGCAGCCGGGCCTGTTGAAGAGCTGTATCAATCACTGGTTGCCCCAATTGGAAGAAGTCCTGGCTTTTCACAGTGCCCAGAAGTGGCATGGTGGTATGGGTGCTACCTACCTGCTGCTGCGCAAAAGCGCACGCAAGCGGCAGGAGAACCTGGAAAGACATTCGCGGCGCCGTTAG
- the grxC gene encoding glutaredoxin 3: MQEVVIYTTRFCPYCIRAKRLLSDKGVAYREIAVDNKPGLRAQMAALAGRRSVPQIWIGDYHVGGCDELMALARGHKLDDLLSAAS, translated from the coding sequence ATGCAGGAAGTAGTCATCTATACAACCCGCTTCTGTCCCTATTGCATCCGGGCCAAGCGATTGCTGAGCGACAAGGGTGTGGCCTATCGTGAGATCGCTGTGGATAACAAACCGGGCCTGCGTGCACAAATGGCGGCCCTGGCCGGGCGACGCTCGGTGCCACAGATCTGGATCGGTGATTATCATGTGGGCGGTTGCGATGAGTTGATGGCACTTGCACGAGGGCACAAGCTCGACGACCTGCTTTCCGCCGCCAGTTGA
- a CDS encoding murein hydrolase activator EnvC family protein produces the protein MKTLTLFLITLLSLPAWSQAQGDQQARLAEIKRHIESLQQELNQVRDQRDQLLKDLEENEKSISGLHHRIDQIKRELRTRSDKLRELQREQLQLQETRRSMQRRVEQEIAAAYRLGRQEQIKLLLNQQDPQNIARQLRYHDYFLQERTRIIDTYLQTLAALKTVASDIERAQATLGAKRTQLQERQRRLHSAQQNRKRTLDKLVARLADGNGELKQLQGDRARLQKLIDEVGRAIASLVGPGEQKPFARQRGRMRWPVAGRRTNAFGGRRTNGITWKGVTIRAAEGEPVRAIHRGRVVFSDYLRGQGMLVILDHGNGYMSLYAHNRSLTRSLGEWVESGDTIARVGNSGGNSHSALYFEIRHLGKTLDPASWCRS, from the coding sequence ATGAAAACCCTCACTCTCTTTCTGATCACCCTGCTGTCACTGCCCGCCTGGAGCCAGGCACAGGGAGATCAACAGGCACGCCTCGCGGAAATCAAGCGGCACATCGAATCCCTGCAACAGGAACTCAACCAGGTGCGTGACCAGCGTGACCAGTTGCTCAAGGACCTGGAAGAAAACGAAAAAAGCATCTCCGGACTCCATCATCGCATTGATCAGATCAAGCGAGAGCTGCGCACTCGCTCGGACAAGCTGCGCGAACTCCAGCGTGAGCAGTTACAACTGCAGGAGACCCGACGAAGTATGCAGCGGCGGGTCGAGCAGGAGATCGCCGCCGCTTACCGACTGGGCCGGCAGGAACAGATCAAGCTCCTCCTCAACCAGCAAGACCCACAGAATATCGCCCGCCAACTTCGTTACCACGACTACTTCCTCCAAGAACGCACCCGTATTATCGACACCTATCTGCAAACCCTCGCCGCCCTCAAAACAGTGGCCAGTGACATCGAGCGCGCGCAGGCGACTTTGGGTGCAAAGCGCACGCAGTTGCAGGAACGCCAGCGCAGGCTGCACAGTGCCCAGCAAAACCGCAAACGCACTCTGGACAAACTGGTGGCAAGGCTCGCCGATGGCAATGGCGAGTTAAAACAGCTACAGGGCGACCGCGCGCGCCTGCAGAAGCTGATCGACGAGGTGGGCCGCGCCATTGCCTCTCTGGTCGGCCCCGGTGAGCAAAAGCCATTTGCGCGCCAGCGCGGCAGAATGCGCTGGCCGGTTGCAGGGCGTCGCACCAATGCGTTTGGCGGCCGCCGCACCAACGGCATTACCTGGAAAGGGGTCACCATCCGCGCCGCCGAGGGCGAGCCTGTTCGTGCCATACACCGGGGCCGCGTCGTGTTTTCGGACTATTTGCGCGGCCAGGGCATGCTGGTGATTCTCGATCACGGCAATGGCTATATGAGCCTCTATGCCCACAACCGGTCCCTCACCCGCAGTCTTGGGGAATGGGTGGAAAGCGGTGACACCATTGCCCGGGTAGGCAACAGTGGTGGTAACAGCCACAGCGCCCTCTACTTCGAAATCCGCCACCTCGGCAAGACTCTGGACCCCGCCAGTTGGTGTCGCAGCTGA
- a CDS encoding pyruvate kinase translates to MNRRTKIVATFGPASDRAETLCQLIAAGVDWVLFNFSHGDPVDHRRRVESVRAEAPRCPAGRFARGQKFGSVNLPMGV, encoded by the coding sequence ATGAACAGACGCACAAAAATTGTCGCCACGTTCGGGCCTGCCAGCGATAGGGCAGAGACCCTTTGTCAACTGATTGCGGCGGGCGTTGATTGGGTACTCTTCAATTTTTCCCATGGTGACCCCGTGGACCACCGCCGTCGTGTGGAGTCTGTCCGGGCAGAGGCGCCACGTTGCCCTGCTGGGAGATTTGCAAGGGGCCAAAAATTCGGATCGGTAAATTTACCAATGGGCGTGTAG
- the secB gene encoding protein-export chaperone SecB has translation MAEELNGAAANAEAPKVQFAMQRIYLKDLSFETPMGVEVFKKQWKPQVNQELNTKTAKIDEDLYEVALTLTITVKLEEETAFLVEVKQAGLFGIKGLEGQQLAQALNTACPQILFPYAREVIDNAVVKGSFPALMLPPVNFDALFATALNQAQKQAEGAQAQADA, from the coding sequence ATGGCTGAAGAACTAAATGGCGCGGCGGCAAATGCAGAGGCTCCGAAAGTACAATTCGCGATGCAACGTATCTACCTGAAAGACCTCTCTTTTGAGACGCCAATGGGTGTAGAGGTGTTCAAAAAGCAGTGGAAACCACAGGTTAACCAGGAGTTGAATACCAAGACTGCCAAGATTGATGAAGATCTGTACGAAGTGGCACTGACCCTCACTATTACCGTCAAACTGGAGGAGGAGACTGCCTTTCTGGTGGAGGTGAAGCAGGCCGGCCTGTTTGGTATCAAAGGGTTGGAGGGCCAGCAACTGGCTCAGGCGCTAAATACTGCCTGTCCTCAAATCCTGTTCCCCTACGCCCGTGAGGTGATCGACAACGCCGTTGTCAAGGGCTCTTTCCCGGCTTTGATGCTGCCGCCGGTCAACTTCGATGCACTGTTCGCAACGGCTTTGAACCAGGCGCAAAAACAGGCCGAGGGTGCCCAGGCGCAAGCGGATGCTTAG
- a CDS encoding META domain-containing protein, translated as MRRLVQLWLLGTLLAIGGCLTSGVEEARVVQSAGNMSTVCGKKWQLVRLRINGAAISVQGLANFTFVCNRDGNVVGRSGINTYRGVLQVTDNGQLLWDTSSFASTKMSGPEVLLQQENTYLRALAGTRQAFTKSRGKRLILRNVSGDIYIEYVNVGP; from the coding sequence ATGCGCAGGTTGGTGCAACTGTGGCTACTGGGAACCCTGCTGGCTATTGGTGGATGCTTGACAAGTGGTGTGGAAGAAGCCAGGGTCGTCCAGTCGGCAGGTAATATGAGCACAGTCTGCGGCAAGAAGTGGCAACTTGTGCGCCTTCGGATCAACGGCGCCGCCATTTCGGTGCAAGGACTTGCAAATTTCACCTTCGTGTGTAACCGCGACGGCAACGTAGTGGGCCGCAGTGGCATCAATACCTACCGTGGCGTATTACAGGTTACCGACAACGGCCAGCTTCTGTGGGATACCTCCAGCTTCGCCTCTACCAAGATGAGCGGTCCGGAGGTACTGCTACAACAGGAAAACACCTACTTGCGTGCACTGGCCGGCACACGCCAGGCATTTACAAAATCCCGGGGCAAACGCCTGATACTGCGCAATGTATCGGGTGATATCTACATAGAATATGTCAATGTCGGGCCTTGA
- a CDS encoding pyruvate kinase gives MPCWEICKGPKIRIGKFTNGRVDHEHGTDFVLDPVWPVERGSAERVSVDFPALARDCHVGDCLLLDDGRLTLWRAIFSVQIKRSRCA, from the coding sequence TTGCCCTGCTGGGAGATTTGCAAGGGGCCAAAAATTCGGATCGGTAAATTTACCAATGGGCGTGTAGACCATGAACACGGGACGGACTTTGTGTTGGACCCGGTCTGGCCTGTAGAGCGTGGCAGTGCCGAAAGGGTCTCGGTGGATTTTCCCGCGCTAGCCAGGGACTGCCATGTAGGCGACTGCCTGTTACTGGATGATGGACGCCTCACGCTGTGGAGAGCAATTTTTTCGGTACAGATAAAAAGGTCACGATGCGCTTAA
- a CDS encoding SDR family oxidoreductase, with protein sequence MSEEFITLTENTGTLRDKTIFITGASRGIGRAIALKCAADGANIVIAAKSAQPHPKLPGTIYSVAQEVENAGGKALALQVDVRDAQRVEEAMVETADKFGGIDAVVNNAGAISLTNVASTPPKRYDLMQSINSRAVYLTAHLALPYLKKSGSAHILSLCPPLNLQPKWLGPFAPYALSKFGMTILSLGLAEELREAGVSVATLWPRTLVATAAIEFAVGNREMFEQSRKPAIMADAAYEVLATKDAALTGRQLIDEELLAERGVRDFTDYAHNPANADSLTRDLFLD encoded by the coding sequence GTGAGTGAAGAGTTTATTACCCTGACTGAGAACACAGGGACCCTGAGGGATAAGACTATTTTTATCACGGGTGCCAGCCGTGGCATAGGGCGCGCCATAGCGCTCAAGTGTGCTGCCGACGGTGCTAATATCGTGATTGCCGCCAAGTCCGCACAGCCCCATCCCAAGCTGCCGGGTACCATCTACTCGGTGGCTCAGGAAGTGGAAAATGCCGGGGGTAAGGCCCTTGCCCTGCAGGTGGATGTACGCGATGCACAGCGGGTAGAGGAAGCGATGGTAGAGACTGCGGATAAGTTTGGTGGTATCGACGCGGTGGTCAATAATGCCGGCGCGATCAGCCTGACCAACGTGGCCTCCACTCCCCCCAAGCGCTATGACCTGATGCAGAGCATCAACAGCCGCGCGGTGTACCTGACTGCACACCTGGCGCTGCCCTATTTAAAAAAATCGGGCAGCGCGCATATCCTCAGCCTGTGCCCGCCACTGAATCTTCAGCCCAAATGGCTGGGCCCTTTTGCCCCCTATGCGCTGTCAAAATTCGGAATGACGATCCTGAGCCTGGGCCTGGCGGAGGAGCTGCGCGAGGCCGGTGTCAGTGTGGCCACACTGTGGCCGCGCACCCTGGTGGCCACCGCTGCTATTGAATTTGCTGTGGGCAACCGCGAGATGTTTGAGCAGAGCCGCAAGCCCGCGATTATGGCGGATGCCGCCTACGAGGTACTGGCCACAAAAGACGCCGCACTCACAGGGCGCCAATTGATTGATGAAGAATTACTGGCAGAACGGGGGGTCAGGGATTTCACTGACTATGCCCATAATCCGGCCAACGCGGACAGTTTGACCCGGGATTTGTTTCTCGATTGA
- a CDS encoding rhodanese-like domain-containing protein: MDFFVFLSEQWLLVGLLVALLYTLAISERYRAGVPVSLHEVTRLINSDGARVLDVRDRNEFIAGHIVDAVHIPHGELSDRLGELVPLKDKVVIVADKLGQHAGPAGRLLKQKGFQVRRLQGGMSEWSNQNLPLVKGQG, from the coding sequence GTGGATTTTTTCGTCTTTTTGAGTGAACAGTGGCTGCTGGTCGGCCTGCTTGTGGCTCTGCTCTATACGTTGGCTATCAGTGAGCGCTACCGGGCTGGTGTGCCGGTATCCCTGCATGAGGTGACCAGGCTGATTAACAGTGACGGGGCCCGGGTGCTGGATGTGCGTGACCGCAATGAATTTATTGCCGGTCATATCGTCGACGCCGTGCATATTCCCCATGGAGAGCTTTCCGACCGCCTCGGCGAACTGGTGCCTTTGAAGGACAAGGTCGTGATTGTAGCGGACAAATTGGGCCAACACGCGGGCCCTGCGGGGCGTCTGTTGAAACAAAAGGGCTTCCAGGTGCGCCGCCTCCAGGGTGGCATGAGCGAGTGGAGCAACCAAAACCTGCCTCTAGTCAAGGGCCAGGGCTAG